Proteins encoded in a region of the Apostichopus japonicus isolate 1M-3 chromosome 19, ASM3797524v1, whole genome shotgun sequence genome:
- the LOC139959342 gene encoding B9 domain-containing protein 1-like, producing MASNPSVFLLMLNGQIETGDFPEFDDLYVKYNYTFGPDWAVTSGLEEGISQVCKRNTYGQRDFVWNFPLEVTFKSTNPYGWPQLVVSVYGLDAFGTAVVRGYGAVHIPITPGGHACIIPMFVPEASSRFQKFLGWFMGRRPEYVDTNVVARGEGREVTRVRSQGHLRVKFNIVTKDMKKLGYDCLSSGHGVPNAITAASIAANGSNQGAGAAGRTLEGASGTTEA from the exons TTCCCCGAATTTGATGACTTATACGTGAAGTACAACTATACCTTTGGACCAGACTGGGCAGTTACATCA GGTCTAGAAGAGGGAATCTCCCAAGTGTGCAAAAGGAATACATATGGACAACGGGACTTTGTCTGGAATTTTCCTCTAGAGGTGACTTTTAAAAGTACAAATCCCTATGGAT GGCCCCAACTAGTGGTCAGTGTCTATGGTCTTGATGCATTTGGAACAGCAGTGGTTCGAGGCTATGGGGCTGTGCACATCCCGATAACTCCAGGAGG CCATGCCTGTATCATTCCAATGTTTGTTCCTGAGGCTTCATCCCGATTTCAAAAGTTTCTTGG ATGGTTTATGGGCAGAAGACCGGAGTATGTGGACACGAACGTCGTTGCCAGGGGTGAAGGACGTGAGG TGACCAGGGTCAGATCACAAGGTCATTTGAGGGTGAAGTTCAACATCGTTACAAAGGACATGAAGAAGTTGGGCTATGACTGCTTGTCCTCTGGGCATGGTGTCCCTAATGCTATAACAGCCGCCTCCATCGCTGCCAATGGCTCCAATCAAGGGGCTGGAGCAGCAGGAAGGACTCTCGAGGGTGCTTCTGGGACCACGGAAGcctga